Proteins encoded in a region of the Mesorhizobium sp. NBSH29 genome:
- a CDS encoding acyl carrier protein, with protein MANDAQEKIRDFIVENFLFGDDVQPLPGDLSLMENDLVDSTGVLELVGFIEEAFEVKVGDADIVPGNLDSIDRIAAFIERKKAA; from the coding sequence GTGGCAAACGATGCGCAAGAAAAAATCCGTGATTTCATCGTCGAGAATTTCCTGTTCGGCGACGACGTTCAGCCTCTGCCCGGCGACCTTTCACTCATGGAAAACGACCTCGTCGATTCCACCGGCGTTCTCGAACTGGTCGGATTTATCGAGGAAGCGTTCGAAGTAAAGGTCGGAGACGCCGATATCGTGCCGGGGAACCTCGATTCCATCGACAGGATCGCAGCCTTCATCGAACGCAAAAAGGCCGCCTAA
- a CDS encoding class I adenylate-forming enzyme family protein yields MRIEGHLRESCRKHAGKTAIVDGAQRFSYAELSNASERLAASLATNGVVKGDRVLVLAANGWQTAVASYAVWMAGAVLCPVNPSTKARRLSFIVNDCEPKAIIADARSAPTVANMLSLAIKVRPKVILTRPHAQLPEALDFAHCLLAEPALAGLDLSDSDLASIIYTSGSTGDPKGVMMGHDNIDAATASIAAYLGNNENDVILNVLPLSFGYGLTQLLTAVQTGATLVLEKSFAYPAVIFERLREEGVTGFPAVPCMLAMMLRMENLDPALFASLRYITSAAAPLPVAHIRRLRTLFPHVQLYSMYGQTECVRATWLPPGEIDLRPDCVGIAIPGTAIQVVDDLGFEVAPGTVGELAVSGPHVMRGYWNNPAATQFTVRPDPLTGTRRLHTGDLFLADGDGHVTFVSRKDDIIKTGGFKVAPREVESALYELEGVVEALVVGMPDPVLGETLKALIVKSIDTLSAEDVLRYCAQILNDFMVPREVEFCDTLPKTPSGKLSRRLASRRRKAA; encoded by the coding sequence ATGCGCATTGAAGGCCACCTTCGCGAAAGCTGCCGCAAGCATGCCGGCAAGACCGCGATCGTGGACGGCGCGCAGCGATTTAGCTACGCGGAACTTTCAAATGCATCGGAGAGGCTTGCCGCATCGCTGGCGACCAACGGTGTCGTCAAGGGCGACCGGGTCCTGGTGTTAGCCGCAAATGGCTGGCAAACCGCCGTCGCGTCTTATGCCGTCTGGATGGCGGGTGCCGTGCTTTGTCCGGTCAATCCTTCCACCAAGGCAAGGCGGCTGTCCTTTATCGTCAACGATTGTGAGCCGAAGGCGATCATCGCGGACGCGAGGAGCGCGCCTACGGTTGCGAACATGCTGTCGTTAGCCATCAAGGTTCGACCCAAGGTAATCCTGACGCGGCCGCACGCCCAGCTTCCCGAAGCCCTCGACTTTGCCCATTGCCTGTTGGCCGAACCTGCTCTGGCTGGCCTGGATCTTTCCGACAGCGACCTTGCCAGCATCATTTACACCTCGGGATCGACCGGTGACCCGAAGGGCGTGATGATGGGGCACGACAATATCGACGCCGCAACCGCATCCATCGCGGCCTACCTTGGCAACAACGAAAACGACGTCATCCTCAATGTGTTGCCGCTATCTTTCGGATACGGACTGACGCAACTCCTCACTGCAGTGCAAACGGGCGCCACATTGGTGCTGGAGAAATCCTTTGCCTATCCGGCTGTCATCTTCGAGCGGCTGCGCGAAGAGGGCGTCACCGGCTTTCCCGCGGTTCCTTGCATGCTCGCCATGATGTTGCGGATGGAGAATCTGGATCCGGCTCTGTTCGCAAGCCTGCGCTACATCACCAGCGCGGCCGCACCCTTGCCAGTCGCCCACATCCGCAGGCTGCGAACCCTGTTTCCCCACGTGCAGCTTTACTCCATGTACGGCCAGACCGAATGCGTGCGCGCGACCTGGCTTCCTCCTGGCGAGATCGACCTGCGGCCCGACTGCGTCGGCATTGCCATTCCGGGCACTGCGATCCAGGTCGTCGACGACCTGGGATTCGAAGTTGCCCCGGGAACCGTCGGGGAACTTGCCGTGTCGGGGCCCCACGTGATGCGCGGCTACTGGAACAACCCTGCGGCGACGCAATTCACGGTGCGCCCCGACCCACTGACCGGGACCAGACGCCTTCACACGGGCGATCTGTTCCTTGCGGATGGCGACGGCCACGTCACATTCGTCTCCCGCAAGGACGACATTATCAAGACGGGTGGTTTCAAGGTTGCGCCGCGGGAAGTGGAATCCGCGCTCTACGAACTGGAAGGCGTGGTCGAGGCGCTTGTCGTCGGCATGCCGGATCCGGTGCTCGGCGAGACGCTCAAGGCGCTGATCGTGAAGTCGATCGATACGTTAAGCGCCGAGGATGTTCTGCGTTATTGCGCACAGATCCTAAATGATTTCATGGTGCCCCGGGAAGTCGAGTTCTGCGACACCCTGCCAAAGACTCCGAGCGGGAAACTCAGCCGACGCCTCGCTTCACGCAGACGCAAAGCGGCATGA
- the asnB gene encoding asparagine synthase (glutamine-hydrolyzing) produces the protein MCGITGFLGSTVSTDAAAPLLKSMTVALCHRGPDEKGVYTAPGVGLGHARLSVVGLADGKQPMAAANGDLVISYNGEVFNYVELRERLQARGRRFLTTSDTEVILHLYDEMGTACLDELNGDFAFALWDARRQNLWLARDRIGVRPLYYTEIRGTLFFASEIKAFMAAPGFAAELDPVALDQIFTLWAPIAPRTAFKGVRELPPGHMMIAQGSSRTVSQWWRMEFPRDGEFKTPERPVEQLGELLEDATRIRLRADVPVGAYLSGGLDSSLITALAARVAPGRLETFSVGFRSPEHDESLWQAEVAEKLGVQNHQVRCGEDEIAAEFPTIIAHTECPVLRTAPAPLYQLASIVRANGMKVVLTGEGADEIFAGYDIFQEAAVRRFCARQPGSTRRPLLFRRLYPYLPQLQHQSVDYLARFFSTGGDGLTDPLFSHRPRMRSTAAAKLFYSPDLKYTLGDYDAAADLAAQLPGDFRRWHPLNQAQYLEARFLLPGYILSSQGDRVMMAHGVEGRFPFLDHRVIAFAAGLQPELKMRGLREKFILKEAARGLVPDTVVNRPKQPFRAPDSQAFSTPAARASTETVLSEGALAETGLFNSAMVERLKVKAINGRATSFKDNTAFMGILSAQLWHKVFVTDQPNRTETK, from the coding sequence ATGTGCGGGATAACCGGTTTTCTGGGATCGACCGTTTCGACCGATGCGGCAGCGCCCCTGCTGAAGAGCATGACCGTCGCGCTCTGCCATCGCGGGCCGGACGAGAAGGGCGTCTATACTGCGCCGGGCGTCGGTCTCGGTCATGCCCGGCTTTCGGTTGTCGGCCTGGCAGACGGCAAGCAGCCCATGGCGGCTGCAAATGGTGATCTCGTCATTTCCTATAACGGAGAGGTCTTCAACTACGTTGAACTCCGCGAACGTTTGCAGGCCCGCGGAAGACGTTTTCTGACCACCAGCGACACAGAGGTGATCCTGCATCTCTATGACGAGATGGGTACGGCCTGTCTCGACGAACTCAACGGCGATTTCGCGTTCGCATTGTGGGACGCGCGGCGTCAAAACCTGTGGCTGGCGCGCGATCGCATTGGCGTGCGTCCGCTCTACTATACGGAAATCCGCGGCACGCTTTTTTTCGCTTCCGAGATCAAGGCGTTCATGGCTGCGCCGGGCTTTGCAGCCGAACTCGACCCCGTCGCGCTGGACCAGATTTTCACGCTCTGGGCGCCGATAGCACCTCGAACGGCTTTCAAGGGTGTCAGAGAGCTGCCGCCTGGGCACATGATGATTGCGCAGGGTTCCAGCCGGACGGTGAGCCAGTGGTGGCGTATGGAATTTCCCCGCGATGGCGAGTTCAAGACGCCTGAGCGTCCAGTCGAACAGCTTGGAGAGTTGCTGGAAGACGCCACCCGCATTCGTCTTCGTGCAGACGTGCCGGTTGGCGCCTATCTTTCCGGCGGTCTCGACTCTTCGCTCATCACCGCCCTTGCCGCGCGGGTGGCGCCAGGGCGTCTCGAAACGTTCTCGGTCGGGTTCCGTTCCCCAGAGCATGATGAAAGCCTGTGGCAGGCGGAGGTCGCCGAAAAACTCGGCGTGCAAAACCATCAGGTGCGGTGCGGAGAAGACGAGATCGCTGCCGAATTTCCTACCATAATCGCGCACACCGAATGCCCGGTACTGCGCACGGCGCCGGCACCGCTCTACCAGCTCGCGAGCATCGTTCGTGCAAATGGCATGAAGGTTGTGTTGACCGGCGAGGGCGCCGACGAGATTTTCGCCGGCTACGATATTTTCCAGGAGGCTGCGGTGCGGCGCTTTTGCGCCCGTCAGCCAGGCTCGACACGCCGGCCGCTTCTGTTTCGCCGCCTATATCCCTATCTGCCGCAGTTGCAGCACCAGAGCGTGGACTATCTCGCACGTTTCTTCTCCACCGGTGGAGACGGCCTCACCGATCCGCTGTTCTCGCATCGGCCGCGCATGCGTTCGACGGCGGCGGCGAAACTCTTCTATTCCCCCGATCTGAAATATACGCTCGGCGATTACGATGCGGCGGCCGATCTCGCAGCGCAGTTGCCCGGCGATTTCAGGCGCTGGCATCCGCTCAACCAGGCGCAATATCTCGAGGCCCGTTTTCTGCTCCCAGGTTACATTCTCTCCAGCCAGGGCGATCGTGTCATGATGGCCCACGGCGTGGAAGGGCGGTTTCCGTTTCTCGACCACCGCGTCATCGCGTTCGCCGCCGGACTCCAACCGGAGCTGAAGATGCGGGGGCTGCGCGAAAAGTTCATTCTGAAGGAGGCCGCGCGCGGCCTTGTGCCAGATACGGTCGTCAACCGGCCCAAACAGCCGTTTCGAGCGCCCGACAGCCAGGCATTTTCCACTCCCGCAGCCCGTGCATCGACCGAGACGGTCCTGTCGGAAGGCGCGCTGGCTGAAACCGGTCTGTTCAATTCTGCGATGGTCGAGAGGCTGAAAGTCAAAGCCATTAACGGTCGGGCAACCAGCTTCAAGGACAATACAGCCTTTATGGGCATTCTCTCGGCGCAACTGTGGCACAAGGTCTTTGTCACCGACCAGCCGAACCGGACGGAAACAAAGTGA
- the nadE gene encoding NAD(+) synthase, which produces MNMMISAFELSALSIDAEREAERIASRMRDALRHDLRKRGFVIGISGGIDSAVCTALAVRAVGPARVFGLLMPEHDSDPDSLRLGTAVAETFGIENAVEDIGPTLEATGCYRRRDDAIREVVPDYGAGWSSKIVFDSALTSGGYNISSLVVRSPDGQMRKLRLPAASYLGVVASTNMKQRTRKQLEYYHADRLNFAVIGTPNLLEYDQGFFVKNGDGAADIKPIAHLYKSQVYALAAHLGVPAEIRKRPPTTDTYSLPQTQEEFYFSLPYAKMDACLYALDSNLSASQTGAAIGLSEAQVEAVWSDIAAKRKVARYLHMAPVLVE; this is translated from the coding sequence ATGAACATGATGATATCAGCCTTCGAACTTTCCGCCCTTTCCATCGATGCTGAAAGGGAGGCAGAGCGAATCGCTTCGAGAATGCGCGACGCGCTGCGCCACGACCTGCGCAAGCGCGGTTTTGTAATTGGAATTTCCGGCGGCATCGATTCAGCAGTCTGTACGGCGCTGGCCGTGCGTGCCGTCGGGCCCGCGCGGGTGTTCGGCCTGCTGATGCCAGAGCACGATTCCGACCCGGACAGCCTGCGGCTCGGTACGGCTGTGGCTGAAACTTTCGGCATCGAGAATGCGGTAGAGGATATCGGCCCCACGCTCGAGGCTACGGGGTGCTATCGTCGCCGCGACGACGCCATCCGCGAGGTTGTGCCGGATTACGGCGCAGGATGGTCGAGCAAGATCGTCTTCGATAGTGCGCTGACGTCGGGCGGCTACAACATCTCGTCGCTTGTGGTGCGCTCGCCCGATGGCCAAATGCGCAAGCTGCGCCTGCCGGCGGCATCCTATCTCGGCGTTGTCGCATCGACCAACATGAAGCAGCGTACCCGCAAACAGCTTGAATACTACCACGCCGACCGGCTGAATTTTGCCGTCATCGGCACCCCCAACCTGCTCGAGTACGATCAGGGCTTCTTCGTCAAGAACGGTGACGGCGCAGCCGACATCAAGCCGATCGCGCATCTCTACAAATCGCAGGTCTACGCACTTGCCGCCCATCTCGGTGTACCCGCGGAAATTCGCAAACGCCCGCCGACCACCGATACTTACTCACTGCCTCAAACGCAGGAAGAGTTCTATTTCTCGCTGCCCTACGCGAAGATGGATGCGTGCCTGTACGCGCTCGACAGCAACCTTTCCGCTTCGCAAACCGGTGCGGCCATAGGGCTTTCTGAAGCCCAGGTCGAGGCGGTGTGGAGCGATATTGCGGCAAAACGCAAGGTGGCGCGCTAT